AAGACGGGCTATATGCAATTTGATTATGGGTTCGCCACCTTCCAAAGTGTACGGCAATCTACGAAATGTTGCTAAAAGGGTTGCAGAGAGgttttaggtaaataaaatgTGCTATTTATAACTTCTTGGTTTTAATTCTAAGCAGTCAAGTTCAAGTCAAGAgtcaataggcatcttctaggcaagcgcgctccatcttggctgcatcatcacttgctagcaggtctgattgcagccaagcgctagcctatagtataatttaaaaaaacagtaGGCATATTAAAAAAGGTTCTGCATTTCCTCCACACAGATACGGGGCATAGGTATACTTGAGCAAGTTGggagtcaaatccacgcttttatcatttacataatcttcaattgtttaatatgcttttttcaggagtatACTTTTTCAAACTTGTGTTGAGCTATATAGtgtgtttcatcgaatagtacctatagcgttatgttggctcccctgtctgtccaagtcattgatatttgcataagacgcagattttgtttattttcatttgattttcctgaatgaatgaaatgaaaatcaaatgaaaataaacaaaatctgcgtcttatgggttgggtggtcattggcaccatattggcatgagagcCAATATggtgaccacccaacagacaggggagccaacataacgccataggtactatccgttgaaacgcactatagctatattatattgatgtcagtcagtcagtagatTGCATACAATAGTTtgcggtaaaaaaaaaaaaacaaaattgctaCATAATTTACATACTTTTATTATATCCTTACATTAGGAtcttatgtaaataataatttatacattatccatactaataatatatttataaatgcaaaagcactgtctgtctgtatgtcagctTGTCACGGCCTacccatttaaccaattttgatggaatttgtTAGGGAGCTTACATCCTAAGGATGGACAATGGGCATAGTCTACTTGTATGTGCCTTACTATGTATTCCTTCACTGTTGTagtaagtgatatttcattGATTAAAATGAGTTTTAATTGAACTATTGTTAGTGatttccatttttaaccgacttccaaaaaaggaggaggttctcaattcgtcggaatcttttttttttaagtatagaatgtaccagCTATACCCACATATTTAGTCAATGTAAGCCAGACTAGTTCCGAATCCATCCGGGGTTCCTTTTTCCCAGAGACTTCACTCACTGTGCGTCGCGGTTGAGCTCAGCGAGCTGAGTGCTTATGAGAAAGGACCCCGGATAGGTTCACAACTAGTCAGACTTACATCGATTAAATACCGTGAGCTcttaactaattaattacaaCAGTATCTTATATTTGAAATGTCTGGGGACTCTGGACAGCACGAGCCTGGCATCGTAGCTGAGGGAGGCGAAGGTCCAGGGCTCCGCTGCACTCCACTCGGCGCAGTACACAGAGTCCTCGTGTTGTTCGTACGACTGCAGTACACCATCTTCCAACCTGTCATAAATAAAACTGCAATTAAAaggtgtttaaaaataaatttttaaaataattttttctttaaatttataGAGAAGCACACTAAAAATAGTGTGCttttctataaatttaaaagaaaaaaagaagaagaagaaaaagaagaagagaagagagaagAAGAATAAAGTCACGTACACTTGGCTGAGTCGTTTGCCGTCGTCGTCCATGTCGCACACGCTGGCCGCGGCAGTGAGCAGCGCACGCGCATCCGAGCTGCCCGTCAGCAGCAGCTGCTCGTGGTACGTGTTGTAGCGCACCGTCCACACCCTGCGCACATAAAAAGTaaccattttttaaataaaaagttatcttaattagaataaataaaaagtaaggtcaaataaaaagtaactacaactaagacaaataaataaaaagcaacCTAAACTAAAATCCATAAAAGTAACGTCaactaaaatgaataaaaagtaacctaaactaaaatgaataaaaagtaacctaaactaaaatatgtaaaagtaacgtcaactaaaataaaaagtaatgtcaactaaaataaataaaaagtaatggcaacttaaataaataaaaaagtaaactaaactaaaataaatcaaaagtaatgtcaactaaaataattaaaaggtAACGTCaactaaaacaatttaaaaatataataaataaaaaaatattagctaaATAAACGCATAAAACTTATGTGAACCACTACTGCACGATTTCTGCACTAGCTGAACTTGTAGCAGTGGTTCACATGACAGCAATTGACTAACATGCTCACTGTTTCTTCTATAAGCAATACCAATCTATCTTATATCTGTTGATATGTTaattagcaacgttgttatgaCTTTAACAACGTAGCTAAGTGACTTACCAACATATCAAGTAAACTAACATACCAATGTGAGTGATCGGTTCTGCTGAATATGGGCTCCTTCCCATGCCTGTAGTCCCATATGTTAAGAGCGGCGTCGTCTCCCGCGCTCGCCAAGTGGAATTgcctattaattaattatcaatcaTTATTGATAGCTTTCATTCGtaatccggttcgaaggaccaattCTATTCCCATTTTGTGCCTTGTGATAACTTCATTGTTACGAAACCTATCACATTTTATGGGTGAAGTTAGTAAGAGATGTCAAATCGTGCCTGTTAATATTTGAATGAGAGTAATCAGTTACCAAGAGGTGGAGTAGAGAGGGTGAGAGAGGAAGGGAGAAGAATAGAAGCGCGTATTGAAGCAATTTATTTCCTGTGATGTGTCCTAAAGCATCGCAAACTGAACACAAAACAAACCTGTTTGGATTGAAGTCGATGTCTCTGGCCAGCTGGCGGTGCGCGCTGTCGACGTGCCACGCGGGCTTGGCGCAGTCGGTGCGCGTGTCGAAGCACTTTATATGCGTGTCCTGAAGCACCGCGAACTGAAAAGGACCTGAATTGTATGAGAATCTACCAAAGTAggatcttctaggtaaacgcgtcccatcttagcccacatcatcactttccatcaggcgtgattgtggtcaagcgcttgcctatagtgattAAAAAGAAAGTGTCACTTGTCCCTGATATAAGCTATCAAAGTTGTACTGGTGTCATCAGTGCAAGTCTAGCCACCAGtgagtccagcagtggacatatTAGTTGATGATGgtttaatgtttaaaatatcGTTAATGgtttccattataaatatagaagaatcCAGCTGGTACTAACGTGGGAAGTCGACTTATgcctgactagtttcgaacccatccggggtccttttacacagggactcagctcgcgACGCGGCGATGTCGGAGCTTGGGTCGACTAACCACGATGAGCACAGCCGggttcttcaattttttttttaaatttcccccCAAATccccccttttccctccaattaagcgtaaagcttgtgccaggagtgggtacgacaatagtgcaccgggtggggtttgaaccgtcgccctttcggaattcagtccgctcctcaaccgttgagctatcgaggctcatatTCATAGTTGATGATGATTGTTTACCTTACCTGACTCTGCCCTTGCGGACTCCACTTGCCTCCAGTGAACTTGAGCCTAGTCCTGCCCTCCGGCGCCACACTGGTCACTTGGTCGCCAGTGTTCGCGTCACGGATGCTGACGTAGTTGTCCAACACGATGCCGATGCGGTTTGGGTCTGAAGGATGCCACTCCGCGCAGCGAATTTCTTCCTCGGGTTTCTACAAATTTCTTTCttgttactaaaataaaattttccttGTAAAATCTTTTTTGTTCTGCTCAAAAGTCTCTCAACTCCTCTTCATCTCGTACTTTTCAGAGAAAACCTCTTTCGGAAAAAACTGAAGATCACTGTAAtgctttaaaaataactaagtcaaagtcaaatcattcaacgtagataggtatagtacgcgacatgttgaaatggcaatcgggttctgaggcggggggacgcttTGCACACTCGTGGcacacccgcagcgggttagcgagggggctgtgcggggcgtccccaccgcggttgccatctcaacctgtcgcgcgcTATACCGTCCAGAAAGAAAGGAAGGGGAGAGGGATGCATTTCGGAAGCCTACGGCTACTTCTAGAGCCGCGAAGTCGAAGCAAGCCACGCGGCGGACACGGGCtcctttttgattgtcaatcattgaatttgtaagatagtGGAGTGGTGATAATTaggcaaacttaaaactaaagctacaaggttTCAAAACGCACCCAAATCTAAGAAGAAAGAAACAGCTGGGTATTCTTATTGTACCAATACAAGTAGTTATATGTACTAACACATTTTATGTAACTTACTTCTGGTGTTATCGTTTTGAGAAGTTCCATATCTTCTGCATTCCGACTTTGCACTGCGCTGAGATCGTCCAAGTCTTTTGGAATCacctaaaataattttttaataagtcaACGGTCGCGGTTGAAAAAAATTTTTGGGAGGTCAAAGCTTGGATTATAAGCAACTCATCATATAGGCTGTCAACTCAATATGTATGggtttcctgcttctttagggccagcgcacatatggcggagcgcagcgcagagcatttttcacagtcaaaatattatcgacattgtcctcattgaaataatatctaaaatcaattgtgcatccgtgcggatactcgcgcatccgcgcgcagtcccgcgcgtgctcgcgcattctctggtagaaattcgcatattgtgtcacgcgattagaaaacttcgcgggcatgctctgcgctgctctccgccatatgtgcgcc
The window above is part of the Maniola jurtina chromosome 5, ilManJurt1.1, whole genome shotgun sequence genome. Proteins encoded here:
- the LOC123865400 gene encoding EARP and GARP complex-interacting protein 1; the protein is MEEGNSIIYGLEHQTRALSPQYGESDAIRFLIGTQSLKPNTNQVHIVELEEDTGALHTKVFKHDIGEIWHLRCSPHDAAVLITTHNAYDPDTCQCTMGVSIFKLPTTEVIPKDLDDLSAVQSRNAEDMELLKTITPEKPEEEIRCAEWHPSDPNRIGIVLDNYVSIRDANTGDQVTSVAPEGRTRLKFTGGKWSPQGQSQFAVLQDTHIKCFDTRTDCAKPAWHVDSAHRQLARDIDFNPNRQFHLASAGDDAALNIWDYRHGKEPIFSRTDHSHWVWTVRYNTYHEQLLLTGSSDARALLTAAASVCDMDDDGKRLSQVLEDGVLQSYEQHEDSVYCAEWSAAEPWTFASLSYDARLVLSRVPRHFKYKILL